A window of the Cololabis saira isolate AMF1-May2022 chromosome 19, fColSai1.1, whole genome shotgun sequence genome harbors these coding sequences:
- the wfikkn2b gene encoding WAP, Kazal, immunoglobulin, Kunitz and NTR domain-containing protein 2 codes for MLRMLFPRWIGFLACASVWMQLTAGVSPSVIYSHAGMCPNDMNPNLWVDAMSTCTRECESDKECESFEKCCQNVCGNHSCVAARFVDGNKGPMGMPKEATCASFMCTQQGSECDIWGGQPVCKCRDRCEKEPNFTCASDGMTYYNKCYMDAEACLKGITLSVVICRFHLTLPNTSPSLPQVTTLRMTTASLRPTVPLPTEPQPPVLVSGPTPQTVNVGDTASFLCDVTGRPYPAIMWEKQMPAGLDKVVMRPNHMLGNMVVTNIGQLVIYNAQLHDSGVYTCTAQNPSGLVEASHPLTVLPAEVLSPTSSKNLTQCLPEECLKPPETQEDCGSELEKVSWYYESKSNNCFSITHCHSNGSDQQTKKLFDTYEGCMQCCGPELLGPCGLPPLQGSCKAYELRWAYSSTLQECHSFIYSGCEGNGNNFESKETCEEMCPFPKKHQCKFCKPRGKMVTSFCQSDFVITGQMMELTQEKDSGHVLMTVEEIFKDEKMGLRFFGKEPLEVTFINIDWNCPCPNITGAAGGGQVIIMGNVNDGMAVLQPENYVAMSSPRRVRKLKEIISKNTCDILKVITNNPQ; via the exons ATGCTGCGGATGCTGTTTCCACGGTGGATCGGGTTCCTGGCGTGCGCGTCAGTGTGGATGCAGCTCACTGCCGGAGTCTCGCCCAGCGTCATCTATTCCCACGCGGGCATGTGCCCCAATGACATGAACCCCAACCTGTGGGTCGATGCCATGAGCACCTGCACACGAGAGTGTGAATCTGATAAG GAATGTGAGTCCTTTGAGAAGTGTTGCCAAAACGTGTGTGGGAATCACAGTTGTGTGGCTGCTCGTTTCGTGGATGGAAATAAGGGCCCCATGGGGATGCCAAAGGAAGCAACGTGTGCCAGTTTCATGTGCACCCAGCAAGGGTCTGAGTGTGACATCTGGGGCGGCCAGCCGGTGTGTAAATGCCGAGACCGCTGCGAGAAGGAGCCAAACTTCACCTGTGCCTCTGACGGCATGACGTACTACAACAAGTGCTACATGGATGCAGAGGCGTGCTTGAAGGGCATCACCCTGTCCGTCGTCATATGCCGCTTCCACCTCACCTTGCCCAACACAAGTCCTTCGCTTCCACAGGTGACCACCCTTCGCATGACCACTGCTTCCCTTCGACCTACCGTCCCCCTTCCCACTGAGCCTCAGCCACCCGTCTTGGTCAGTGGACCAACTCCACAGACTGTAAATGTGGGTGACACTGCCAGTTTcctgtgtgatgtcacaggtcGACCCTACCCTGCCATTATGTGGGAGAAGCAGATGCCGGCAGGGTTAGACAAGGTGGTCATGAGACCCAATCATATGTTGGGGAACATGGTGGTCACCAACATTGGTCAGTTGGTCATCTACAATGCCCAGCTGCATGACTCAGGTGTCTACACCTGCACAGCTCAGAACCCATCTGGTTTAGTGGAGGCCTCCCATCCCCTTACCGTGCTCCCGGCCGAGGTCCTCAGCCCCACCTCATCAAAAAACCTGACCCAATGCCTGCCTGAAGAATGCCTGAAACCCCCTGAAACCCAAGAGGATTGCGGGAGTGAGCTGGAGAAAGTCAGCTGGTACTATGAGTCCAAAAgcaacaactgcttctccatCACACACTGCCACAGCAATGGCAGCGACCAGCAGACCAAAAAGCTGTTTGACACGTATGAAGGTTGTATGCAGTGTTGTGGTCCGGAGTTGTTAGGCCCCTGCGGACTCCCCCCCCTCCAAGGCTCCTGTAAAGCATATGAGCTAAGATGGGCATACAGCAGCACACTGCAGGAGTGTCATTCCTTCATTTACAGTGGCTGTGAGGGCAATGGCAACAACTTTGAATCCAAAGAAACATGCGAGGAGATGTGCCCCTTTCCAAAGAAACACCAATGCAAGTTCTGTAAGCCCAGAGGCAAGATGGTGACAAGTTTCTGTCAGAGTGACTTTGTCATCACGGGCCAGATGATGGAGCTTACACAAGAAAAAGACTCCGGCCACGTCCTCATGACTGTGGAGGAGATCTTCAAAGATGAGAAGATGGGTCTACGCTTCTTTGGGAAGGAACCTCTTGAGGTCACTTTCATCAATATTGATTGGAACTGCCCATGTCCAAACATTACAGGGGCTGCTGGAGGGGGCCAGGTCATCATCATGGGCAACGTCAATGATGGCATGGCCGTCCTTCAGCCTGAGAACTACGTGGCCATGTCCAGTCCTCGTCGGGTGCGGAAATTAAAGGAGATCATCTCAAAGAACACCTGTGACATTCTCAAGGTGATCACCAACAACCCTCAGTAG